One segment of Cloacibacillus sp. DNA contains the following:
- a CDS encoding WecB/TagA/CpsF family glycosyltransferase, whose product MFNSSYGTTVIMVAMVALICISIQKFFKKYLESDQYYYLKDITLVGAWALCGIWMPDGPLRITVAAGVASACIGFCQRATKGKNLCFLYFLVGLVFSLFGPRIAFIEFANGEYYYLSYFASVAISTLWVGIFPIFFQEIDEIPGLCGLLLTVSWTMISVVILSSSQSLHDASQICMIGLVLLLVFWSRHIYAYRRLTEPLTGLWGTLFAGLSILGVSKGITFYTLALLPLGFFALPITETSMGVISAALSPRPTGNLILYRKLITRGHTHPVAIYLVVTVCAVLGCLVSAIQLGMPDFLYLLAAVGGISGVIWVVYTFKYKRAKMNGECRKPGLWGVTVDNISLNYALTKVQHWIKTERTPHIIVTPDALAALRSRTDENYRRIVRGAGLVLPDGAGLIGALKLIGTPIQERIPGVEFTEHLCRRAAYEGWRVWMLGGAPGVAETAAERLAEKFPGLTVSGTCDGFFKPEDTDGVCAAIRGAETDILFVGLGVPKQEYWLEEYLGKTGAVVGMGIGGSMDVISGRLTRAPKIWQKVGMEWLYRVIQEPWRWRRLTKLPLFVWYLVLTYLHIDGYKNDDIKVDK is encoded by the coding sequence ATGTTTAACAGCTCGTATGGAACGACGGTGATCATGGTCGCGATGGTCGCTTTGATCTGTATCTCGATACAGAAGTTTTTTAAAAAGTACCTTGAAAGCGACCAATACTACTATCTAAAAGATATAACGCTGGTGGGGGCGTGGGCTCTCTGCGGCATCTGGATGCCGGATGGCCCGCTGCGTATCACCGTCGCCGCCGGCGTCGCCTCGGCTTGCATCGGATTCTGTCAGCGGGCGACGAAGGGCAAAAATCTGTGTTTCCTTTATTTTCTCGTCGGCCTCGTCTTTTCTCTCTTCGGGCCGCGCATTGCCTTTATTGAATTCGCCAACGGAGAATACTATTACCTCTCGTACTTCGCCTCGGTCGCCATCAGCACCCTCTGGGTGGGGATATTCCCAATCTTCTTCCAGGAGATCGACGAAATACCGGGGCTCTGCGGCCTGCTGCTCACCGTGAGCTGGACGATGATCTCGGTCGTCATCCTCTCCTCTTCGCAGAGCCTTCACGACGCCTCGCAAATCTGTATGATCGGGCTCGTGCTGCTGCTCGTCTTCTGGAGCCGCCACATCTATGCCTACCGCCGGCTCACCGAGCCGCTCACAGGGCTTTGGGGCACGCTCTTCGCGGGGCTCTCGATCCTCGGCGTCAGCAAGGGGATAACCTTCTATACCCTCGCGCTGCTGCCGCTGGGCTTTTTCGCCCTGCCGATAACCGAGACTTCCATGGGGGTCATCAGCGCCGCCCTCTCCCCGCGCCCTACAGGAAACCTCATTCTCTACCGAAAACTCATCACGCGCGGCCATACGCACCCGGTCGCGATATATCTCGTTGTCACGGTCTGCGCCGTCCTTGGCTGCCTCGTCTCCGCGATCCAGCTCGGGATGCCGGACTTCCTCTATCTTCTGGCCGCCGTCGGCGGCATATCCGGGGTGATATGGGTGGTCTACACATTCAAATACAAGCGGGCGAAGATGAACGGCGAGTGCCGGAAGCCGGGACTCTGGGGAGTCACCGTCGACAACATCTCGCTCAACTACGCTCTTACTAAGGTTCAGCACTGGATAAAGACCGAACGTACGCCGCATATCATCGTTACCCCCGACGCGCTCGCGGCGCTGCGCAGCCGCACAGACGAAAACTACCGGCGCATAGTGCGCGGCGCGGGGCTTGTCCTGCCGGACGGCGCGGGGCTAATCGGCGCGCTTAAGCTTATCGGGACCCCTATACAGGAACGCATCCCTGGTGTAGAATTCACCGAACATCTTTGCCGCCGCGCCGCCTACGAGGGCTGGCGCGTCTGGATGCTCGGCGGAGCCCCCGGAGTAGCAGAAACGGCGGCGGAGAGACTCGCTGAGAAATTCCCCGGCCTTACGGTCTCCGGTACCTGCGACGGCTTCTTCAAACCTGAGGATACGGACGGTGTCTGCGCCGCGATACGCGGAGCGGAGACGGATATCCTTTTTGTTGGGCTCGGCGTGCCGAAACAGGAATACTGGCTTGAGGAATACCTCGGCAAGACCGGCGCTGTCGTCGGCATGGGGATCGGCGGCAGCATGGACGTCATCTCCGGCAGGCTGACGCGCGCGCCGAAGATATGGCAGAAGGTCGGCATGGAGTGGCTTTACCGCGTGATACAGGAGCCGTGGCGCTGGCGCAGGCTCACGAAGCTGCCGCTCTTCGTCTGGTATCTCGTTCTGACGTATCTGCATATCGACGGCTATAAAAATGACGATATAAAGGTCGATAAGTAG
- a CDS encoding YbaB/EbfC family nucleoid-associated protein: protein MKMDKIIKQAQRMQAQMALAQEELQNAVLEGAAGGGAVKATANGHGDILSITIDKEVVNPDDVEMLEDLVLGAVKEAISKSKELSNDKMNSVTGGMGGLPGLM, encoded by the coding sequence ATGAAGATGGATAAGATAATCAAACAGGCTCAGAGAATGCAGGCGCAGATGGCGCTTGCGCAGGAGGAGCTGCAGAATGCGGTCCTTGAGGGCGCGGCGGGCGGCGGCGCCGTGAAGGCGACGGCCAACGGCCACGGCGATATCCTCTCCATCACGATAGATAAAGAGGTTGTGAATCCAGACGATGTGGAGATGCTTGAGGATCTCGTGCTTGGCGCCGTCAAAGAGGCGATCTCGAAATCGAAGGAGCTCTCAAACGACAAGATGAACTCTGTGACCGGCGGCATGGGCGGCTTACCAGGACTTATGTAG